Proteins found in one Aspergillus puulaauensis MK2 DNA, chromosome 8, nearly complete sequence genomic segment:
- a CDS encoding alkyl/aryl-sulfatase (COG:Q;~EggNog:ENOG410PFZM;~InterPro:IPR036866,IPR029229,IPR036527,IPR044097, IPR038536,IPR001279,IPR029228;~PFAM:PF14864,PF14863,PF00753;~go_function: GO:0018741 - alkyl sulfatase activity [Evidence IEA];~go_function: GO:0046983 - protein dimerization activity [Evidence IEA];~go_process: GO:0018909 - dodecyl sulfate metabolic process [Evidence IEA]), protein MSDFDNASRGFLGTVEPCTIKTAAGRTAWDAQDYAFLQGSCPDTVHPKLWRQGLLTYPHGLFEVTKGVYQVRGFDISNMTLVEGTKGVVVIDSLISNECAAAALSLYRKHRGERPLTGLIYSHSHIDHFGGASGFLPSGKEDTIPIIAPEGFMEEATSENIYVGPSMRRRARYMYGSSLLKSAEGHVGCGLGLATSQGTTSLIPPNILVSTTGEEKTIDGVRIIFQMVPGTEAPSEFNLYFPDTQALYIAECATHNMHNIITLRGALVRDAKAWSRYLDESIALFGDKSAVLLAGHHWPTWDHEQINCMIAEQRDMYAFMHDQTVRLMNHGLTGVEIAEILKLPPTLDNAWHLQGYYGSLNHNIKAIYQRYMTWFDGNPVNLWKHPPVEEGKRYISCMGGIDQTVTLAKGFASSGDLRFAATLLGHAIAAEPKHVGARTLLASVFTKLGHGALNATWRNYYLTGAQDLQQTETVNPYAKMATPAMGPLLTVEQWFSGLSVQIDGPLAASVSLVIDVEVIDQSQTWRLILSNGALSYRLLSDKATSLEKVGLRLRVTKEELRQLLLGQMAAESRTVAGDYRYFQRLLQFFPWGAKSGTESHL, encoded by the coding sequence ATGTCTGATTTCGATAACGCTTCGCGTGGCTTCTTGGGCACTGTTGAGCCGTGCACCATCAAGACTGCAGCTGGCCGCACGGCCTGGGATGCCCAAGACTACGCATTCCTACAGGGAAGTTGTCCAGATACCGTGCATCCGAAGCTGTGGCGACAGGGTCTGCTCACTTATCCCCATGGCCTGTTCGAAGTTACAAAGGGTGTTTACCAAGTGCGTGGATTCGACATCTCGAACATGACACTAGTGGAGGGAACCAAGGGTGTGGTTGTCATTGATTCCCTGATATCCAATGagtgtgctgctgctgccctgtCTCTGTACAGAAAACACCGCGGTGAACGACCGCTCACTGGTCTCATctactcccactcccatATCGACCACTTCGGCGGTGCCTCCGGATTCCTACCCTCGGGCAAGGAGGATACTATTCCCATCATCGCCCCAGAAGGATTCATGGAAGAAGCCACAAGCGAGAATATCTATGTTGGACCCTCTATGCGCCGTCGGGCTAGGTATATGTACGGGTCGAGTCTACTGAAGAGCGCAGAAGGCCATGTTGGATGCGGATTGGGACTGGCGACATCACAGGGCACCACTTCCCTGATTCCCCCCAATATCTTGGTTTCAACCACCGGCGAGGAAAAAACCATCGATGGCGTCCGCATCATTTTCCAAATGGTTCCCGGAACAGAGGCACCTTCCGAATTCAACCTCTACTTCCCAGATACACAGGCCCTCTACATCGCCGAGTGCGCCACGCATAACATGCATAACATCATCACTCTGCGTGGTGCGCTTGTCCGTGATGCTAAGGCATGGTCGCGCTACCTGGACGAGAGTATTGCTCTATTCGGTGACAAGTCCGCGGTGCTTCTAGCTGGACACCACTGGCCGACCTGGGACCATGAGCAAATCAACTGCATGATTGCCGAGCAGCGTGACATGTATGCATTTATGCATGACCAGACAGTGCGTTTGATGAACCATGGCCTGACGGGTGTTGAGATCGCCGAAATACTCAAACTGCCCCCGACTCTCGATAACGCCTGGCATCTGCAAGGGTACTACGGCTCCCTCAATCACAATATCAAGGCTATTTACCAACGCTATATGACTTGGTTCGACGGGAACCCTGTTAACCTCTGGAAACATCCCCctgtggaagagggaaagcGGTATATCTCTTGTATGGGCGGGATTGACCAAACGGTTACATTGGCAAAGGGCTTTGCTTCTAGTGGTGATCTGCGCTTCGCGGCTACATTGTTGGGACATGCTATTGCCGCAGAGCCCAAACATGTTGGAGCGCGCACTTTGCTTGCCTCCGTCTTTACTAAATTGGGGCACGGTGCTTTGAATGCGACATGGCGAAACTACTACCTTACTGGAGCTCAGGATCTGCAGCAGACTGAAACTGTGAATCCATATGCGAAGATGGCAACCCCGGCAATGGGTCCGCTGTTGACTGTCGAGCAGTGGTTCTCTGGCCTTTCAGTTCAGATTGATGGGCCACTGGCAGCGAGCGTGTCGCTGGTCATCGACGTTGAGGTTATTGATCAAAGTCAGACGTGGCGTCTTATTCTTAGCAACGGTGCTCTGTCTTATAGATTGCTATCTGACAAGGCTACTTCCTTGGAGAAGGTGGGATTGCGGTTGAGGGTGACGAAGGAAGAACTGCGGCAACTGCTTCTTGGTCAGATGGCAGCTGAATCTCGGACGGTTGCAGGAGATTATCGGTATTTCCAGAGACTTTTGCAGTTCTTTCCATGGGGAGCCAAATCCGGAACAGAAAGCCACCTGTGA
- a CDS encoding uncharacterized protein (COG:S;~EggNog:ENOG410PPMD;~InterPro:IPR015590,IPR019405,IPR015943,IPR011048, IPR016161,IPR016162;~PFAM:PF10282;~go_function: GO:0005515 - protein binding [Evidence IEA];~go_function: GO:0016491 - oxidoreductase activity [Evidence IEA];~go_process: GO:0055114 - oxidation-reduction process [Evidence IEA]), producing the protein MQLHHLVTGSYTNTTLFLLAFDSVSRTLGLDSTVPGYGLHQFVSSNSAKDRIHATAMSEPPRLFSWSVSESFTFNHLDTVNIRNSSSACYVSDNGQYAFSAGGPTAHVHALDQDGGIGQLIDEIDLLPSEEIKRVDKTRNAVLYGAHAFDVNVNNKAFIPDLGMNSIYMYDIAANGSRNTYPSKDGRLLYVITEHTQWLDVYEIGDIQLKHVQRGSAIPNDFRGEFTFRGNTVQPSRDEKYLFTSSRSRNSPGANGYVADFALNETGYLAEEEAQLVDIHSANPQWCQPSYWPGQSPRPRRDPEDLNRSVDAAQQAFRKWSKTFYDQRCAALMAFGDVIEANQDSLACFLTMEVGLAI; encoded by the exons ATGCAGCTCCATCACCTGGTCACCGGCTCCTATACCAACACCacactcttcctcctcgccttcgacAGCGTCTCGAGGACTTTGGGCTTGGATTCGACAGTTCCGGGATATGGACTGCACCAATTTGTCTCGAGCAATTCCGCCAAGGATCGTATCCACGCAACTGCCATGAGCGAGCCTCCGCGCTTATTCTCTTGGAGTGTCAGTGAGAGCTTCACGTTCAACCACCTCGACACGGTCAACATCAGGAACT CTTCCTCCGCCTGCTATGTCTCGGACAACGGCCAGTACGCTTTCAGTGCTGGAGGACCCACCGCGCATGTCCATGCTCTTGACCAGGACGGGGGCATAGGCCAACTGATTGACGAGATTGATCTTCTGCCATCGGAAGAGATCAAAAGAGTGGACAAAACCCGCAATGCTGTC CTATACGGAGCTCATGCGTTTGACGTCAATGTCAACAATAAAGCCTTCATTCCTGATCT TGGCATGAACTCCATCTATATGTACGATATTGCAGCAAATGGCTCTCGCAATACCTATCCTAGTAAGGATGGGAGGCTTCTCTACGTG ATAACAGAACACA CGCAATGGCTTGATGTTTACGAGATTGGAGATATCCAGCTAAAACACGTACAGCGTGGTAGTGCCATACCTAACG ACTTTCGCGGTGAATTCACCTTCCGCGGTAATACTGTGCAGCCATCTCGAGATGAGAAATATCTCTTCACCTCGAGCCGAAGCCGGAACAGTCCAGGTGCAAATGGATACGTCGCTGACTTTGCACTGAACGAAACAGGGTACCtagcagaagaagaagctcaattGGTTGACATCCACAGCGCAAACCCGCAATGGTGTCAACCCAGCTACTGGCCAGGACAATCCCCCCGTCCCCGTCGCGACCCCGAGGACTTGAACCGCTCCGTTGACGCCGCCCAGCAGGCCTTCCGGAAATGGTCTAAAACCTTCTATGACCAGCGCTGTGCTGCCCTGATGGCCTTCGGAGATGTTATTGAGGCTAACCAGGATTCCCTGGCCTGTTTTCTGACCATGGAGGTTGGTCTGGCTATATAG
- a CDS encoding fungal specific transcription factor domain-containing protein (COG:S;~EggNog:ENOG410PFFY;~InterPro:IPR007219;~PFAM:PF04082;~go_function: GO:0003677 - DNA binding [Evidence IEA];~go_function: GO:0008270 - zinc ion binding [Evidence IEA];~go_process: GO:0006351 - transcription, DNA-templated [Evidence IEA]) encodes MPKAGSFPEHVHNEILRVTDATSLPPPSKIQVFADTYFKHLYHIAPVIDRADLLVEEPSILLLQAICLIGSQLRYPRDQFPTLLSEPYYLKIKTLIYAKHEHDNLAILKTLCILCFWIITPPVVVSLDSSYHWLGVAVRLAYQMGLHRESSYPKLSNPGATRRIMWFLFAADKLQAAAFGRPAFLMSQNMDLRPLGLGDFESADTTAEVFIEYTRLNMFLEKIVEFQDRKAEISLEQVTCIISSLEQWIANLPNNLRLYDQSGRRNYRRDTSEMHIHYFTCIILFVHLYGQVTHPSMTPTPSLVASSCMARLYEEIDDRDETNYLTPSHNWSLMVGCIPQIHRDKLVPEEHDLCNTELDTFVTALRCMRLKWPPANNILTTVDRLRTAESHPRAHPSVEGQQNIYPSPTSYEFATPILTSLFPFPKDMCPRMALVNPDFGEGRTGMESVAAPATEGFMDWIFDEFNLDYLNMPFVG; translated from the exons ATGCCGAAGGCTGGTTCCTTCCCAGAACACGTCCATAATGAGATATTAAGAGTCACCGATGCGACGTCTCTTCCCCCTCCATCCAAGATTCAGGTCTTCGCCGACACATATTTCAAACATCTTTACCATATCGCGCCCGTCATCGATCGAGCGGACTTGCTTGTTGAAGAGCCATCTATCTTACTACTGCAGGCAATCTGTTTGATCGGTTCCCAACTCCGATATCCAAGGGACCAATTCCCCACACTTTTGAGCGAGCCGTACTACCTCAAGATCAAGACCCTGATCTATGCCAAACATGAGCACGATAATCTTGCCATACTAAAGACCCTTTGCATTCTATGCTTCTGGATTATAACCCCACCTGTGGTGGTGAGCCTTGATTCCTCCTACCACTGGCTCGGCGTCGCCGTGCGGCTTGCATATCAGATGGGCCTTCATCGAGAATCGAGTTACCCCAAATTATCCAACCCAGGGGCCACCCGCCGAATAATGTGGTTCCTCTTT GCCGCGGATAAGCTGCAGGCGGCGGCTTTTGGACGTCCCGCCTTCCTAATGTCCCAGAACATGGACTTGCGCCCCTTGGGACTTGGGGATTTCGAGTCTGCGGATACTACAGCAGAGGTATTCATTGAATACACGAGGCTGAATATGTTCCTCGAAAAAATTGTGGAGTTCCAAGATCGAAAAGCTGAGATCTCTCTAGAACAA GTGACATGCATTATCAGTTCTTTGGAGCAATGGATTGCGAATCTTCCGAATAATTTGCGCCTTTACGATCAATCTGGTCGGAGAAATTATCGACGAGACACCAGTGAAATGCATATCCACTACTTTACCTGCATTATCCTATTCGTTCATTTATACGGACAGGTTACTCACCCTTCCATGACGCCCACTCCATCTCTCGTGGCGTCGTCCTGTATGGCGCGTCTGTACGAGGAAATTGATGACCGCGACGAAACCAACTACCTCACGCCGAGTCATAATTGGTCGCTGATGGTGGGTTGTATCCCGCAAATCCACCGGGATAAGTTGGTTCCCGAAGAGCATGACTTGTGCAATACAGAGCTAGATACTTTTGTAACTGCGCTGAGATGCATGCGTCTGAAATGGCCACCTGCCAACAATATCTTGACGACTGTCGACCGCCTCCGTACAGCTGAAAGTCATCCGAGAGCTCACCCATCGGTAGAGGGTCAACAGAATATATACCCGTCGCCGACCTCTTACGAGTTCGCGACTCCAATTCTGACGAGTCTGTTCCCTTTCCCCAAGGATATGTGTCCCAGGATGGCATTGGTGAATCCGGATTTCGGGGAAGGCAGGACTGGAATGGAAAGCGTGGCGGCGCCTGCAACTGAGGGCTTTATGGACTGGATTTTCGATGAATTCAACCTGGATTATCTGAATATGCCGTTTGTTGGCTGA
- a CDS encoding SDR family NAD(P)-dependent oxidoreductase (COG:Q;~EggNog:ENOG410Q8P5;~InterPro:IPR036291,IPR002347,IPR020904;~PFAM:PF00106,PF13561;~go_function: GO:0016491 - oxidoreductase activity [Evidence IEA];~go_process: GO:0055114 - oxidation-reduction process [Evidence IEA]) translates to MSAIKAFDFTGQVAIVTGAGSRMPGEIGNGRATAILLARQGAKVALVDYNVEWAQETKRMIDLEGGESEVVQADVTDEESCQRAVAQTVETFGAVNILVNIVGVGGAMGDATTLHVAAWERDLRINVTSMVLMSRHAIPEMRKCGRGAIVNMSSVSGLLGGNPSLLYPTSKGAIIQMTRAMAAQHGPENIRVNCVCPGMVFTPMVRGRGMTDEMRQARINQNLLKQEGTGWDVGYAILFLCSQEAKWITGLIMPVDGGTTAGKTDRPALKADKLAEQISGVPNNA, encoded by the exons ATGTCAGCCATCAAAGCCTTCGATTTCACGGGCCAAGTTGCCATCGTTACCGGTGCAGGATCTCGCATGCCTG GTGAAATTGGCAATGGACGTGCAACTGCGATCCTGCTCGCCCGACAGGGCGCCAAGGTTGCCTTGGTGGACTACAATGTCGAATGGGCCCAGGAAACAAAACGAATGATCGACCTCGAGGGTGGCGAATCAGAAGTTGTCCAGGCTGATGTGACTGACGAAGAGAGCTGCCAAAGGGCTGTCGCGCAAACAGTGGAAACGTTTGGGGCAGTAAATATTCTTGTCAACATTG TTGGTGTCGGAGGAGCCATGGGCGATGCTACAACGCTTCATGTCGCCGCGTGGGAGCGTGATCTGAGGATCAATGTGACGAGCATGGTCTTGATGAGCCGGCACGCCATCCCGGAAATGAGGAAGTGCGGGCGAGGTGCGATTGTCAATATGTCTTCCGTCAGCGGCC TCCTCGGAGGCAATCCCAGTCTTCTGTACCCTACAAGCAAGGGCGCAATCATCCAAATGACCCGAGCAATGGCTGCCCAGCATGGCCCGGAGAATATCCGCGTTAACTGCGTGTGCCCTGGGATGGTTTTTACTCCTATGGTGCGTGGAAGGGGCATGACGGATGAAATGCGCCAAGCGCGTATCAATCAAAACCTCCTCAAGCAGGAGGGAACGGGATGGGATGTTGGCTATG CCATACTCTTTCTGTGCAGTCAAGAGGCGAAATGGATTACTGGGCTGATCATGCCGGTGGACGGAGGG ACAACGGCAGGAAAAACGGACAGGCCAGCTCTGAAAGCTGATAAATTGGCAGAACAGATTTCGGGCGTTCCGAATAACGCATGA
- a CDS encoding alkyl/aryl-sulfatase (COG:Q;~EggNog:ENOG410PFZM;~InterPro:IPR036866,IPR029229,IPR036527,IPR044097, IPR038536,IPR001279,IPR029228;~PFAM:PF14864,PF14863,PF00753;~SECRETED:SignalP(1-20);~go_function: GO:0018741 - alkyl sulfatase activity [Evidence IEA];~go_function: GO:0046983 - protein dimerization activity [Evidence IEA];~go_process: GO:0018909 - dodecyl sulfate metabolic process [Evidence IEA]): protein MEQSKYSRFLVFFLVLFTQALKPDKSGLTMEQQSKPATQFIIDQQEQIRQSLPFDDERDFVNANRGFTGRRDPNIVKNDTGDVVWNNDAYKFLKDDAPDTANPSLWRQSRLVHLDGLYQVTQGIYQVRGLDLSHTTIIEGDEGIIVIDPLTSQETGAAALALYREHRGTDRAIKAIIYTHSHVDHFGGVKGFATEEDVEKNDIKILAPQGFLEHAISENVFAGTAMSRRSAYMFGASLSRGPRDQIGVGLGQTVSTGTITLIAPNEDISRTGEKRTIDGVEMVFQMAPGTEAPAEMLIYFPQLKALCAAEVATHTMHNILTLRGALVRDPHSWAIHLTETIDMFGGEAEVVFASHHWPTWGIEEVVEYLTSQRDLYAYMHDQTLRLLNKGYNGPEIAEMMTLPPALDKAWNARGYYGTLNHNVKAIYQRYIGWFDGNPAHLWEHTPEERAKRYVQLAGGMEQIIRNGREAFDAGDFRWAAEVLNHAVFSDPHNSDARALLADVYEQLGYGSESGAWRNFFISGTTELRNGNFGTPTETGSADVIAQLTPEMLFNALAILINGPEAWDKKLAIDVVVPDVEVTYHLWLSNGALIYSTAPQSTSANVTLTGTTKQLPALAVHGPNPEALEKAGIKVNGDKTALSTLTSLLDQGDPNFNIITP, encoded by the coding sequence ATGGAGCAATCTAAATACTCccgcttcctcgtcttcttcctcgtcttgttCACGCAAGCACTCAAACCCGACAAATCGGGCCTCACTATGGAGCAGCAGTCTAAGCCTGCAACCCAATTCATCATTGATCAGCAGGAGCAGATCCGACAGAGTCTGCCCTTCGATGACGAACGAGATTTCGTGAATGCGAACAGGGGCTTCACGGGCCGCCGTGACCCAAACATCGTCAAGAATGACACTGGTGATGTTGTGTGGAATAATGACGCCTACAAGTTCCTGAAGGACGACGCACCGGACACAGCTAATCCGAGTCTGTGGCGCCAGTCGAGGCTTGTTCACCTGGATGGGCTCTATCAAGTCACACAAGGTATCTACCAGGTGCGCGGCCTCGACCTCTCACACACGACAATCATAGAAGGCGACGAGGGCATTATCGTCATTGACCCCCTCACTTCGCAGGAGACCGGCGCCGCAGCGCTCGCCCTCTACCGGGAACATCGCGGCACAGACAgggccatcaaggccatcatcTACACGCACTCCCATGTCGACCATTTTGGTGGCGTTAAAGGCTTTGCcacggaggaggatgtcgagaaaAATGACATCAAGATCCTTGCGCCTCAGGGTTTCCTCGAGCATGCTATATCCGAAAATGTCTTTGCCGGTACTGCCATGAGCCGGCGCTCTGCGTACATGTTCGGCGCCTCCCTCAGTCGGGGACCGAGGGATCAGATCGGCGTCGGACTCGGACAGACTGTCTCGACTGGGACCATCACACTCATCGCGCCTAATGAGGATATTAGTCGCACCGGCGAGAAGAGAACCATTGACGGCGTCGAGATGGTGTTCCAGATGGCGCCAGGCACTGAAGCCCCTGCCGAGATGCTCATCTACTTCCCCCAGCTCAAAGCACTATGCGCTGCTGAGGTCGCCACCCACACCATGCACAACATACTGACACTGCGTGGAGCTCTGGTCCGCGACCCACATAGCTGGGCCATACACTTGACTGAGACTATTGACATGTTTGGCGgtgaagctgaggttgtcTTCGCATCCCACCACTGGCCTACCTGGGGCATTGAGGAAGTTGTGGAATACCTCACCTCCCAGCGCGATCTGTATGCGTACATGCATGACCAGACACTCCGCCTACTGAACAAGGGGTACAATGGTCCTGAGATCGCTGAGATGATGACCCTACCTCCCGCGCTTGATAAAGCCTGGAATGCCCGCGGCTACTATGGCACCTTGAACCACAATGTGAAAGCTATATACCAGCGCTACATCGGTTGGTTCGACGGCAACCCGGCCCATCTATGGGAGCACACGCCTGAAGAGAGGGCCAAGCGTTACGTTCAGCTCGCGGGCGGAATGGAACAGATTATTAGGAATGGGCGTGAGGCATTCGATGCCGGCGACTTCCGCTGGGCAGCCGAAGTTCTGAACCATGCTGTCTTTTCCGACCCTCATAACTCAGATGCCCGAGCTCTACTAGCCGACGTCTACGAGCAGCTCGGATACGGCTCAGAGAGCGGCGCCTGGAGGAACTTTTTCATATCGGGAACGACGGAGCTACGCAATGGAAACTTCGGGACGCCTACAGAAACAGGCTCGGCTGATGTGATAGCGCAGCTCACGCCCGAGATGCTCTTCAATGCTCTCGCCATCCTAATCAACGGCCCGGAGGCCTGGGACAAGAAGCTGGCCATCGACGTTGTCGTCCCCGACGTGGAAGTCACCTACCACCTGTGGCTGTCGAACGGCGCGCTCATTTATAGCACGGCTCCGCAGTCGACCAGCGCCAACGTGACCCTGACCGGGACTACCAAGCAGCTGCCTGCGCTCGCGGTGCATGGGCCTAATCCTGAGGCTCTAGAGAAGGCAGGCATCAAGGTTAACGGTGACAAGACTGCACTTAGCACTCTCACATCCCTGCTTGACCAGGGTGACCCCAACTTCAACATTATTACACCATGA
- a CDS encoding alpha/beta hydrolase family protein (COG:S;~EggNog:ENOG410PV4V;~InterPro:IPR000073,IPR029058,IPR005152;~PFAM:PF12697,PF12146;~go_function: GO:0004806 - triglyceride lipase activity [Evidence IEA];~go_process: GO:0016042 - lipid catabolic process [Evidence IEA]), with amino-acid sequence MQILFVSSFSAIRLNDKNIIAGELERHYDCGRECQENLEQGVQQDRNLFRQYPFDYDFYATADNFTAQSRLGDVLKLEEYPSSGLDIPPSLTAYKMQYVTVGLHGEKVPATAFIALPFTSTTVESGKLKPRLVAFAHGTIGVATGCAPTSSYNFYDYYTWEILSVAGYAVVATDYTGLGNNYTSHKYVNAVLNGEDVYWSVIAARRAFPNMFTRKWAAVGHSQGGAAVWGLSENERVADNQDESGEYIGSVALAPAPRVYDLAASNTDPAQFTPQSAMAKYVPLLAKAVQSVNPPGTEVDFLTDAAARRGQLIDELQLCLHGSGSVDADLPLGGIKNISALSNSSQLKSFQANYGAALGKKGVRDLFVLQGTADQTVNYNVTKKSYESACAVGNIVHLFLYPGLDHRPVLSASAPEWVPWLDAKFRGAPDWQWCEMQYQTPLAEI; translated from the exons ATGCAAATTCTCTTCGTGTCTTCTTTTA GTGCCATTCGACTAAATGACAAGAACATCATAGCCGGCGAACTGGAGCGGCATTATGACTGTGGAAGGGAATGTCAGGAGAACCTCGAGCAAGGCGTCCAACAGGACCGCAATCTATTCAGGCAGTACCCGTTTGATTATGACTTCTATGCCACGGCCGACAATTTCACGGCCCAATCGAGGCTCGGCGATGTTTTGAAGCTCGAGGAATATCCTTCTTCAGGTCTGGATATCCCACCGAGTCTAACCGCATATAAAATGCAATATGTGACGGTTGGGTTGCATGGGGAGAAGGTGCCGGCAACTGCCTTCATCGCACTACCTTTTACTAGTACCACGGTCGAGTCCGGGAAGTTGAAACCCCGCCTGGTCGCTTTTGCGCACGGGACCATTGGCGTGGCCACCGGTTGTGCACCGACGTCGTCATATAACTTTTACGACTACTATACCTGGGAGATCCTGTCCGTGGCTGGCTATGCGGTGGTTGCGACGGATTACACCGGGCTTGGGAACAACTACACCTCGCACAAGTATGTCAACGCCGTGCTCAACGGAGAAGACGTGTACTGGTCAGTGATTGCTGCCCGTCGGGCGTTTCCGAACATGTTTACCAGGAAATGGGCAGCTGTTGGCCACTCCCAGGGCGGCGCCGCCGTTTGGGGCTTATCAGAAAACGAACGGGTGGCCGACAATCAAGACGAAAGTGGTGAATATATAGGAAGTGTCGCATTAGCCCCGGCTCCTCGGGTCTACGACTTAGCGGCTTCAAATACAGATCCAGCCCAGTTTACCCCGCAGTCTGCCATGGCCAAATACGTGCCTCTCCTAGCCAAAGCTGTCCAATCGGTCAACCCGCCTGGCACAGAGGTCGACTTCCTTACTGACGCCGCGGCCCGGCGCGGGCAACTGATTGACGAGCTCCAGCTCTGCCTGCACGGCAGTGGGAGTGTCGACGCTGATCTTCCCCTGGGTGGTATCAAGAACATTTCTGCATTGAGCAACAGTTCGCAGCTCAAATCCTTCCAGGCCAATTACGGAGCTGCACTGGGGAAAAAGGGGGTTAGGGATCTCTTTGTTTTACAGGGCACCGCTGACCAGACGGTCAATTACAATGTCACCAAAAAGTCTTATGAGTCCGCTTGCGCTGTCGGTAACATTGTCCATCTCTTTCTATATCCAGGTTTAGACCATCGCCCAGTGCTATCCGCTTCGGCTCCCGAGTGGGTGCCATGGCTTGATGCAAAGTTCCGTGGCGCGCCAGACTGGCAATGGTGTGAGATGCAATACCAAACCCCCTTGGCAGAGATATAA
- a CDS encoding carboxymuconolactone decarboxylase family protein (COG:S;~EggNog:ENOG410PX61;~InterPro:IPR029032,IPR003779;~PFAM:PF02627;~go_function: GO:0051920 - peroxiredoxin activity [Evidence IEA];~go_process: GO:0055114 - oxidation-reduction process [Evidence IEA]): MRLPYAPRELPPTESDAIQIYQRISARRLPRPLLPLDLALLQAPPVADGYNSFIGSLRTKTNISPDILELSICRIGVLNNAVYEWNIHGPLALKAGASVSELSDVAALPTLTDEENARKAWASSVLSRTQEAVIRYTDEMTVRVAVSDKVFQELHEVLPSDRAIVELTATIAGYNCVSRFLVALDVGEHNDGEMESPQNMIESA, translated from the coding sequence ATGCGTCTACCCTATGCCCCGAGGGAACTACCCCCAACTGAGAGCGATGCCATTCAGATCTACCAACGGATCTCAGCGCGTCGTTTGCCgcgccctctcctccccctgGACCTTGCATTGTTACAAGCCCCTCCTGTGGCCGACGGCTACAACTCCTTCATCGGCTCTCTCCGCACAAAAACCAACATCTCGCCCGATATCCTGGAACTGAGCATCTGCCGTATCGGCGTCCTCAACAACGCGGTCTATGAGTGGAATATACATGGACCGCTCGCACTGAAAGCAGGGGCTTCCGTCAGTGAACTCAGTGATGTGGCTGCTCTTCCCACTCTCACGGATGAAGAGAACGCACGAAAGGCCTGGGCGAGCAGTGTTCTTAGCAGAACACAGGAGGCTGTGATTAGATATACGGATGAGATGACGGTTCGCGTGGCGGTTAGCGATAAGGTGTTTCAGGAGTTGCATGAGGTTTTGCCATCCGACCGCGCGATTGTTGAACTTACCGCGACTATTGCAGGGTATAACTGTGTCAGTCGGTTCTTGGTGGCTTTGGATGTGGGAGAGCATAATGACGGCGAAATGGAAAGTCCGCAGAATATGATCGAGTCCGCTTAA